The genomic stretch GCGTTGGTGGGCGTCGGCATGCTGCTTCAAGCGGGCGGCATTGACTCGGGGCGCATGCCGCTGCCGCAATGGATGAAGAAATTGCTGGGCGCCGTGCACCAGGCCGCCGCCGCGATGCGACCGATTCGGCGTGCCCTAGTCGTGGGTTTGGCCACGCCCCTACTTCCCTGCGGTTGGCTCTGGGCCTTTGCGGCCGTGGCCGCGGGTACGGCCAGCATCATGGGCGGCCTACTGGTCATGATCGCCTTCTGGGTCGGGACGGTTCCGATTCTCACCGTGGTGGGCGTCGGCATCGCGTCGCTGGGTGGAACGCAACGGCGCGTGATGGCGGCGATCGCCGGAGCGATCATGATCGCGGTGGGCATCTACACCGCGGGCATCCGGGCACCGATGGCCCCGCGCGTGGCGCAGCAACTGGCTCAGCGCGAGCATGACGCGAACGCGGCGGACTCGATTCATGCCGGCGCGGTGCGCGACACGAGCGATGGTGCGAATCTGAGCGCGGTGACCGATGGCCCGCCCGCGTGTTGCTCCGGAGAACCGCCCAAGTGACCTCGCTCTCCGCCTCCTCCCATTTTGAATCCTCGCCCGCGGCTTCGCGCTTCCAGGCGGCGAGTGCGACCTGCGCACATTGCGGGCAGCCCGTGCCGGGCGCCGCTTCGGTGCGGAGCGAATCCTTCTGCTGCGCCGGGTGCGAGGCGGTCTGGCACATGCTGCACGAGTGCGGCCTGGAGAAGTACTACGCGCTGCAGCGCGAGAATGGCTTCGCGGCGAACCGGCCGAACAATGAATGTTCGCTCTCCTATCTTGACCACGCCGAGTTCCAGCAGCGCCACGTGCAGCAGCTCGACGATGGCCGGCTCCGCGCCGAGCTGCGCCTTGATGGATTGAAGTGCGGCGCCTGCCTCTGGCTGCTGGAGGCGTTGCCGCGACTGCAAGGCG from Planctomycetota bacterium encodes the following:
- a CDS encoding sulfite exporter TauE/SafE family protein, which produces MIALLASVLVASLVGSSHCAGMCGGIAAFCGGAGECGGRRSLAASGVYHLSRLASYAIVGALAGAFGVLLNSGGALVGAQQIAAIAAGVAVALVGVGMLLQAGGIDSGRMPLPQWMKKLLGAVHQAAAAMRPIRRALVVGLATPLLPCGWLWAFAAVAAGTASIMGGLLVMIAFWVGTVPILTVVGVGIASLGGTQRRVMAAIAGAIMIAVGIYTAGIRAPMAPRVAQQLAQREHDANAADSIHAGAVRDTSDGANLSAVTDGPPACCSGEPPK